TAACCTTCAAGGAGGGCGACGTGGTGCGGGTGGTCTCGGGTCCCTTCGCCGACTTCACCGGGGTGGTGGGCGAGGTCAACCTGGAGCGGCAGAAGGTCAAGGTGCTGGTCTCCATCTTTGGCCGGGAGACCCCGGTGGAGCTGGACTTCTCGCAGGTCGCCCGCGCGTAGAACCCCCAAGGCGCCAAGACCACGAACTTCGTGGGAGCCCAGAAGGAGAAGAAAATGAAAAAGATAACCGCTATCGTCAAGCTGCAGTTGCCCGCGGGGAAGGCCACCCCGGCCCCCCCGGTGGGCCCGGCCCTGGGCCAGCATGGGGCCAACATCATGGAGTTTGTCAAGGCCTTCAACGCGGCCAGCGCCCACATGGGCGACGCGATCGTGCCGGTGGAGATCACCATCTACTCCGACCGCTCCTTCACCTTCGTAACCAAAACCCCCCCGGCCTCATACCTGATCCGCAAGGCCGCAGGCATCGAGAAGGGCTCGGGCAAGGCCGGGCGGGAAAAGGTGGGGCGGCTCACCTGGGAGCAATGCCTGGAGATTGCCAGACAGAAGATGGCCGACATGAACGCGAACGACCTGGAATCGGCCGCCCGGCAGATTGCCGGCTCGGCCCGCTCCATGGGCATCGAGGTGACGGGGGTGCCCCATGCCTAAGCGCGGCAAACGCTACCGGGCCATCCTGGAGAAGGTGGACCTCAACAAGGTCTACAGCATTGAGGAGGCCGCGGCCCTCATTCCACAAATCAAAAGCGCCCGCTTCGATGAGACGGTGGAGATCCACGTGAAGCTGGGGATCGACACCCGCAAATCGGACCAGAATGTGCGCTCCACTGTGAGCCTACCCCACGGCACCGGTCGCGCGGTGCGGGTGCTGGCCATCGCCAAGGGCGAGAAGATCGCCGAGGCCAAGGCCGCCGGGGCCGACATTGCCGCCGGGGAAGAGATCATCCAGGAGATCCTGGAGGGCCGGTCCGACTTCGATGCGGTGGTGGCCACCCCGGACGTGATGGGCGCGGTGGGCTCCAAGCTGGGCCGCGTGCTGGGGCCCAAGGGGCTGCTGCCCAACCCCAAGGCCGGTACCGTGGGCTTCAACATCGGCGAAATCGTGCGGGAGATAAAGGCTGGTCGGATCGAGTTCCGCAACGACAAAACCGGCGTGGTCCACGCCCCGGTGGGCAAGGCCAGCTTCACCCCGGAGCAAATTGCCGAGAACGTGCGGGCTTTCATCAAGGCAGTGGAGGGCGCCAAGCCCGAGGGGGCCAAGGGCACCTATTTGCGCTCGGTCTACCTCTCCACCACCATGGGGCCGAGCATCAAGGTGAACCCCAGCAGCGCCCAGAAGGCCTGAGGCCCCAGCCCTCCCTTGGCCTCCCTCTGGGGAGGCCGTATTTTTGCGTATGCTAGAGCCTAGCATGAGCCCCACCCAAGCCCTGCTGCTCAGCCTAGGCGTGGCCGTGGTGGTCTTCGTTCTCAAGGGGCTGGCCTACCTCCTCACCGGCTCCGTAGCCCTCTACTCGGATGCCCTCGAGTCGGTGGTGAACATCGCCGCCGCCGCAGCCGCCCTGCTCGCAGTGCGGGTCTCCAAACGCCCTGCCGACGAAAACCACCCTTTCGGCCACACCAAGGCCGAGTACTTCTCCGCTGTGCTGGAGGGGGTGCTGATCGTCCTGGCGGCTTTGGCCATCCTGCGCGAGGCCTGGCCCCGGCTGCTGGCCCCTGAACCCATCGAGGAGCTCGGGCTGGGGCTTCTGCTCTCGCTTTTGGCCTCGAGCCTCAACGCCCTCCTGGCCCTCTTCCTCATAAGCAAGGGCCGGCAGGCCCGCTCCCCTGCGGTGGTGGCCGACGGCCAGCACGTGCTCTCCGACGTGATGACCTCGGCGGGGGTGCTGCTGGGGGTGGGGCTGGCCTGGCTCACCGGTTGGTGGTGGCTCGATCCCCTGCTGGCCCTGCTGGTGGCGCTCAACATCCTCCGGATGGGCTGGCGGCTGGTCCGCGACTCGGTGGGGGGGCTGATGGACGAGGCCCTACCCCAGGAGGAACTAGGCCGAATTCGGGCCGCCCTGGAGGGCGCCCTGAAGGGGCTGGCCGCCGATGGTAGGGTGCTGGAGGTGCACGATCTGCGCACCCGCCGGGCCGGGCCGCGCACCTTCGTGGAGTTCCATTTGGTGGTGCCAGGGAGCACCACCGTGGAGCAGGCCCACCAGATCTGCGACCAGCTCGAAAGCGCCCTGCAGGTGAGCCTGGAGGGGGTTCAGACCACCATCCACGTGGAACCCGACCACAAGGCCAAGCACGCTACCTTCCGCGTTGGCTAGGCGTAGGTCAGGTCCACGATTATGTAGGTCTGGCTGCCCTTGGGGCCCTTGACCTGGACCTCATCGCCGACCTTCTTGCCCAGCAGGGCCTGGCCCAGGGGGGACTCGTTGGAGATTTTACCGCTGAACACGTCGGCCTCGTGGCTGCCCACCATGGTCAGGCTCATGCGCTGGCCGGTGGGGGTCTCGAGCTCCACCGTCACCCCAATCTGCACCTCGGTGGGCACCCCGTTGCCAGACTCCACGATCTGCACCCGGCTCAGGATATCCTCCAGCTCGGCAATCCGGCTGTTGTTCTCCCACATGGCCCGCCGGGCCTCGTCGTAGCCCGCATTCTCCCTCAGGTCGCCTTCGGCGATGGCCCGACCCATCTCCTCGGCAATCTGGCGCATTTTCTCGGTCTTCAGGTAGGCGAGCTCCTGTTCCAAACGCGCTTTTCCCTCGGCGGTCAGGTACACCGGCTTTTTGTTCATCAAACAAAACCTCCGGGGGCCTACCCCTGTAGGCCCTAGCCCAGTATAGACCAAGGAAAACCCCTTTCAGAAGTAGAATAGCGCCATGCGCTATCTGGCCGGCGTCCTCCTCTGGGGTCTGGCCCTGGCCCAGAGCCTCACCGTGCCGCCCGAGGGCCGGGTGGGGCAGCCCCTGGAGATCCGCGGGGCGGAGTTCCCCCCCGGCCGCTACACCCTGCTCTTCGATTCGGCACGAAGCCGCGCCCAGCTCGAGGTCGAGGCCCCCCAGGGCAGCTTCTCCACCTTCTGGACACCCCCTGCCGAAGGGTTATTCAGAATCAGCGTCCAGGTAGGGGAGCGCACGCTGCAAGCCCAGACCCAGGTGCGCCCTGCCCCGGTGCAGACCCCCCGCCTGGAGCCCGACGGCTTGGTGGTGGGCGGCTGGAAGCTGCCGCTGGCCGGGAGCTGGATAGGTCCCCGGGTGCTGGGCACGCGGGCCTTTGTGGCCCAGGGCCCTTTGGTGCTGGAGATAGACCTGCAGAACCCCCGGGTCCTGGCCGAGCACTACCCCCCCGCCGAGGTGCGAGGGCTGGAGGCCGACGGGGAGCTCACGGTGTTGCTGGAGGATGGGCGGCGGCTTGGGCTCGGCGCCCTTGCTGGAAAACCCTACGAGGGGCGCTGGGAGAGCCTGGCGGTGATCCAGGAGTACTTCCAGACCCACGAGGCCCAATCCCCCAACCGGCCCTACTGGTACTACTTCACCCAGGAGCCGAGCCGGCTGGGGGCGGCTGAGCTCGAGGCCGTGGGGCGCGACCTGCTCCTCCGGGGCCACCGCCCCGAGCTGGCCTGGGGGCCCGGGGTGCTGCGCTGGCTCGAGCCCTGGCTGCTGCAAATCCGCGCAGCCCGAAGGCAGGGCCTGGAGCAAAGCCTGGTCTGGTCGGAGTTCTTCCTCAAGTACCTGCCCCAGGTGCCGGGGGCCCAGGCCATGCTCCTGGAGCAAGCGGAGTGGCTCGAGGCCCAGGGCAGGCCCGACCTGGGCCAGCGCTACCGCGACGCCCTGCGCCAGGTCGCAAGCTGGCAGCCCCCCTTCACCTCAACCCATCTGGCCTGGCTTACGGGCCTGCTGGGCGGGCTCTACGCCCTGATGCTGCTATACCTGAGCCTGCTCTACCTGCCGGCCCAGCTCCGCGGCCTGAGCCCTACCGGGGGCTGGCTTCTGGGCTGGCTGCGGCACCCGCTCCTCCGGCTGCGCCACAGCATGCTGGCCTACACCACCCTAGGCGAGCGCAGCCTGCTGCTGCTCCTCTTCGCCCTGGCCGCCCTGACCCTCCTGGCCTGGGGCTTCACGGCCCGCTCCGAAGCGCTCCTGGCCCAAGAAGGGCTGACCCGGGGCACCCTGCGCTCCAACACGGCCCAGGAAACCCTGCGCGGCCTGGCCAACACCCCACCCCTGCGGGGGCTGCTGGCCTACGCTTTGGCCAAGGAAAACCCCACGGAAGCCAAACGGCTCTACGAGAGCGCCTCCCCCTGGGACTACGTCCTGCTCGGGCGCGGCACCCCCGAGGCCCTGGCCCAGGCCTACCAGCAGGCCCCCCAGGCGCCCGCCGTACGGGAGGCCCTGGGGTTGGGGGGCGACCTCTGGAGCGCGGTCTACCGCGAGGCCGGACTCCCCCGCGAGGCGGTGCCCACCCCCCGGCAGATCATCGCTGCGGTCGGCCTGAGCAGCCTGGAAAACTTAGCAACCGACCTTCCCGAAACCTGGCGCAGCCTGCCCATCTGGCCCACCCCCCTCTGGGCCTGGGGGGCCGCGGCGGTGGTGCTGTTCCTGAGCCTCTACCACCTGCTCTGCTTCTTCCTTCCGCGCCCCCAGCACCAAACCAACCCCGCCTGGCGGCATGGGGTGCAGCTCCTATTTCCCGGCAGCCCGAGCTACAGCCAGGGCTGGGGGGTCTTGCTGCTCCTGGCCTTTGCTGGGGGTCTCTGGCTCTGGCGGCAGGGGCACAGCGCCGGCGTCCCCCTGAGCCTGGCGGCCCTGGGCCTTCACCTGCTGCTCTGGCTCGCCCTGGTCTACCGCAGGCGCTCTTCCTGAGCTTTTTTTTGACCGCCAGGGAAAACTGGACCCAGACGCCTTCCGGGCCACCCCCGCGATGCTTCTCGAACTCTGGCAGGCCGGCCGGGGGCATCGTGCTGCTCAAGCAGGCCCTGCGCTGCCCGGGCCGCCCCCCCACCCCAGCGAACGCCCGCCCACCCTCCAGCCCCTTCTGGAGGAGTTCCGGGCTAGAGGCTGGAGGTAGGTCCAGGAAATAACCCAACCTCAGAGGAGTCCATCCGGTAAGCTCGGTGTGGAGGCAACGATGAAGCGCGTTCTGGTATGGTTGGGTCTGGCCCTAATCCTGGGGTCTTGTGTGCCCCAAGCCGTGCGGCCCCAGCCGCCGCAGGTGGAGCTGTTGCAGTTTAGCCTGGTCTCGATTGACCCTTTTAGCGGACGGGGCGAGTTCGACGTGCGCCTGCGCCTGACCAACCCCAACCCCTACGCCCTGCCCCTGCTCGAGAGCGCCCTGACGGCAGAGCTGGGGGGCTCGCCGTTTCGTCTGACCCTGCCCGCTTTGGAAATCCCCACGGGGGCCAGCCGCGAGGCCAGCGCCCGGCTGGTGGTGCCCATCGTGGAGGGCACCCGCGCCCTGGCCAGCCTGGTGAGTGGGCAGGCCACCCGCTTCCGCTTGCTGGGGGAGCTGCAGGCCCGACTGGGCCCGGCGGTGGTTCCGATTGGGCCCGTAACCCTGGTGGACCGCGAGGTGCGCATCCAGTTTGCTTTCCAACCCCCCACCATTCGTCTGGTGGAGATTCGCCTGGACGGGCTGGCCATCCGGCTGGTGCTGGAAGTAGAGAACCCCAACCCCATCGGCTTCACCCTGGAAGGCCCCCTGCGCCTCCTGGCGGGCGGGCGCAGCGTGGCCGAGGGTGCGCTTAACCTGGGCCTGGGCCCCAACGGGCGCAACCGGGGCGAGCTTTCGCTGCGGCCCGCAGGCCTTCCTGGGGGAGGTGGGGTGAGCGTGGAGCTGGGCCTTAGCGCCCGCATTCCGGGGATTCTGGACCGCTCGGTGTTCCAGGTGTTGCAGGGCGTGCTGCGGTAGCAGGGGCTCGCCGGGATTCCTCTGCTTCGGTCCTGGCCGTGGGAAAATTCGCCCCGCCCCTTTGCCCTATCGCGGGCTGGGTGCTGGCACGGCTTACCCGATGCCGTGCCATCCGCTCCCCGCACTGGTCCAGCACAAGGGGCGGCCTGATGGGGGCCGCCCCTGAACCTTGCAGAGACTAGCGACTAGTTCCTTTCTACGGCACCCAGATCGCAGCCTCCGTTTTGCGGGCGCGCGATGCCCCGCGCATCGGTGGCCAGGGGGTTGTTGCTGAGGTCGGTGCAGGCCGAGGCCGGCACCCTGTCCAGCACCGGGCTGCCCACCAGCGGTAGATGGGTCTGGACAAAGCCGCCGTTGTCGGCCAGGCTTCCCAGCGAGGGGTCTTGGTTGAGAATGTCGGTGGAGTCGCGGGTGAACGAGCAGTCGGTGTTGCTCCTGATCAGGTTGTAGCCGTTGCTGACAAGACTACCCTCACACTCCGGCCCGATGCCGCCGGTGGCGGTGTTGTTGGCCAGGATCACGCCCTTCAATCTTACGGTTCCACTTCCAATTCGCATCCCTCCCCCACGGGGTGCGGTATTGTTGACGATGGTCGAGAAGGCCAGGTTGAGCGTGCCCCAGTTGTAAATGCCGCCGCCTCCATAGCTGGATGTTGTGCTGTTCCCGCTTACCGTCACGTTGGTCAGGGTGGCGGTACCGATGTTGTAAATGCCCGAGCCCCCGTTCCCGCTCACCGTCACGTTGGTCAGGGTGGCGGTACCATAGTTGTAAACACCTGAGCCCCCGTTCCCGCTCACCGTCACGTTGAGCAGGGTGGCGGTACCATAGTTGTAAACACCTGAGCCCCCGTTCCCGCTCACCGTCACGTTGAGCAGGGTGGCAGTGCTCCCCCCAAAAAAATCTCCCGTCGCAACAACACCTGAGTCTCCGTTCGAGCTGACGGTTACATTGCTGAGAGTCAGGTTCGCACGAAAGGCACCAATGCCACTGCGGGCGTTGCCCGTAACTGCCACATTGTTCATGGAAAGGCTACCGGAAGACACGTATACACCGTCGTAATTCGATTCTGTACCGTTTGATTGGACGAGTACGTCCTGAAGGGCTGTGCTCGAGCTCCAGCCCTCCTGGTATAGCGCATTTCTTCTGTTGTTCCGCAGCGTCACCCGCTCCATTACCAACGCGCCACCATAATTCCAAACAGCGGCGCCATTGCCGGCCCGTTGAATGGTAAGGTTCTCGATCCTAGCACTCCTGCCCTCGTGTACCTGCACCAGCCGAGTGCTGTCATTCCCGTCCAGAATGGTGGTATCACGGTCGGCCCCGCGCAGGGTGATGGTGGTTCTGAGGTCCAGGTCGTCCCCCTGCTCGTCAATGCTGCTGCTGCGGGTAAGGGTGTAGGTGCCGGCAGGAATGTTAATGATCACAGAGGAGCCCAGAGCGTTGGCTTCCATCACCGCAGCCCGGATGGAGCAGTTGCCGTTGCTATCGGCACATTGGCCGTTGCCGGGATCGGCGTCTATGGTGTCGGCGGTGGTGTTGACGTTGAAGGTGGTGACCTGGTTCACCACCAGGGTCACAGTGGCGGTGCGCTCAATGCTGCCGGAGGCCGCTTTTAGGGTAAGGGTGTGCTGGCCCACCGGGGTGCTGGTGGTGGTGGAGAGGGTCAGGTCTCGCTGCACATCGCTGCTGCCCACGTTCAGGCTGGTGGGGGATATCGTCACGCCAGCGGGAGGGTTTACCAGGCTCAGGCTTACGGTGCCGGTAAAGTTGTTCTGGCGGGTCAGGGTTAGGCGGATGGTTCTGCTCTCGCCTTGTGTAGCCGTAAGGCTGGTGGGGTTTAGCGAGATGGTGAAGCTGGGGCCACTTTGCACAATTAGCGTGAGGTTGGCCTCCTTGGTTAGGCTGCCACTAGAAGCCCGCACCTTCAGGCTGTAGGTGTTCGCCGCCACACCGGTAGCCACGCTCACCGTTAGGGTTTGGTTCACGGGGTTGCTACCGCCTACATTTACAGTGGCCGGGGAAAGCGTGATACCCGAGACAGCCGCCCCGCTGCTGCTGACCAGGCTCAGGCTCACCGTACCGGTAAAACCGTTTTGTGGGGTAAGGGTGAGCTGGGTGGTCGCGCTGCCGCCCGGCGCAGCCGTAATGCTGCTGCTGCTGAGCGAGATGGTGTAATTCGGACTATTCCCTGGATTGGAGCCGCTCGAAGCGCTATCACCACATGCGCTGAGCCAGACCGGCAAAACTCCCAACACTAGAAAAAGCAAACTGTTTCGTATTCTTCTCATACGATGATTCCCTCAAAGCACGCTTCTACCTGTCACCAAGGCCAATTGGGCTTGGTTTTTTAGTCCTTGCTCTGGTGAACTGTGCTGAGCTAGTAATCTTTTGTCATTCCGAACACAACGCA
This genomic window from Meiothermus sp. QL-1 contains:
- the rplK gene encoding 50S ribosomal protein L11, translated to MKKITAIVKLQLPAGKATPAPPVGPALGQHGANIMEFVKAFNAASAHMGDAIVPVEITIYSDRSFTFVTKTPPASYLIRKAAGIEKGSGKAGREKVGRLTWEQCLEIARQKMADMNANDLESAARQIAGSARSMGIEVTGVPHA
- the rplA gene encoding 50S ribosomal protein L1; the protein is MPKRGKRYRAILEKVDLNKVYSIEEAAALIPQIKSARFDETVEIHVKLGIDTRKSDQNVRSTVSLPHGTGRAVRVLAIAKGEKIAEAKAAGADIAAGEEIIQEILEGRSDFDAVVATPDVMGAVGSKLGRVLGPKGLLPNPKAGTVGFNIGEIVREIKAGRIEFRNDKTGVVHAPVGKASFTPEQIAENVRAFIKAVEGAKPEGAKGTYLRSVYLSTTMGPSIKVNPSSAQKA
- a CDS encoding cation diffusion facilitator family transporter, with the translated sequence MSPTQALLLSLGVAVVVFVLKGLAYLLTGSVALYSDALESVVNIAAAAAALLAVRVSKRPADENHPFGHTKAEYFSAVLEGVLIVLAALAILREAWPRLLAPEPIEELGLGLLLSLLASSLNALLALFLISKGRQARSPAVVADGQHVLSDVMTSAGVLLGVGLAWLTGWWWLDPLLALLVALNILRMGWRLVRDSVGGLMDEALPQEELGRIRAALEGALKGLAADGRVLEVHDLRTRRAGPRTFVEFHLVVPGSTTVEQAHQICDQLESALQVSLEGVQTTIHVEPDHKAKHATFRVG
- the greA gene encoding transcription elongation factor GreA; the encoded protein is MNKKPVYLTAEGKARLEQELAYLKTEKMRQIAEEMGRAIAEGDLRENAGYDEARRAMWENNSRIAELEDILSRVQIVESGNGVPTEVQIGVTVELETPTGQRMSLTMVGSHEADVFSGKISNESPLGQALLGKKVGDEVQVKGPKGSQTYIIVDLTYA
- a CDS encoding right-handed parallel beta-helix repeat-containing protein → MRRIRNSLLFLVLGVLPVWLSACGDSASSGSNPGNSPNYTISLSSSSITAAPGGSATTQLTLTPQNGFTGTVSLSLVSSSGAAVSGITLSPATVNVGGSNPVNQTLTVSVATGVAANTYSLKVRASSGSLTKEANLTLIVQSGPSFTISLNPTSLTATQGESRTIRLTLTRQNNFTGTVSLSLVNPPAGVTISPTSLNVGSSDVQRDLTLSTTTSTPVGQHTLTLKAASGSIERTATVTLVVNQVTTFNVNTTADTIDADPGNGQCADSNGNCSIRAAVMEANALGSSVIINIPAGTYTLTRSSSIDEQGDDLDLRTTITLRGADRDTTILDGNDSTRLVQVHEGRSARIENLTIQRAGNGAAVWNYGGALVMERVTLRNNRRNALYQEGWSSSTALQDVLVQSNGTESNYDGVYVSSGSLSMNNVAVTGNARSGIGAFRANLTLSNVTVSSNGDSGVVATGDFFGGSTATLLNVTVSGNGGSGVYNYGTATLLNVTVSGNGGSGVYNYGTATLTNVTVSGNGGSGIYNIGTATLTNVTVSGNSTTSSYGGGGIYNWGTLNLAFSTIVNNTAPRGGGMRIGSGTVRLKGVILANNTATGGIGPECEGSLVSNGYNLIRSNTDCSFTRDSTDILNQDPSLGSLADNGGFVQTHLPLVGSPVLDRVPASACTDLSNNPLATDARGIARPQNGGCDLGAVERN